A single window of Deinococcota bacterium DNA harbors:
- the bshB1 gene encoding bacillithiol biosynthesis deacetylase BshB1, translating to MLDFLVIGPHPDDAELGMGGSLARAAAEGRRTGIIDLSRGEAATKGTPELRAQEAEAAARILGLELRRNMDWPDSRIMDTVDRRLQLGRVLRELRPKVVAAPHMNDRHPDHVAAARIVPAAVHLAGLKNSPLDGEPFKPLRFFYYMGNGPFEASLVIEVSPYMDIWEAAVRSYASQFSGPPASETVTPDIFVRRRGRAAYWGAFIGVNYGEPLWSPVPIPYSPF from the coding sequence ATGCTCGACTTTCTGGTGATCGGACCGCATCCCGACGACGCCGAGCTGGGCATGGGCGGCAGCCTGGCTCGAGCAGCCGCCGAAGGCCGCCGCACCGGCATCATCGACCTGAGCCGGGGTGAGGCCGCCACCAAGGGCACGCCCGAGCTGCGCGCCCAAGAGGCCGAGGCGGCGGCTAGGATCTTGGGCCTCGAGCTGCGCCGCAACATGGACTGGCCCGACTCGCGCATCATGGACACGGTGGACCGAAGGCTGCAACTGGGCCGCGTCCTGCGCGAGCTGCGGCCCAAGGTGGTGGCCGCGCCGCACATGAACGACCGCCACCCCGATCACGTGGCCGCCGCTCGCATCGTCCCCGCCGCCGTCCACCTCGCCGGCCTCAAGAACAGCCCCCTGGACGGCGAGCCCTTCAAGCCGCTGCGCTTTTTCTACTACATGGGCAACGGCCCCTTCGAGGCCAGTTTGGTCATCGAGGTGAGCCCGTACATGGACATCTGGGAGGCGGCGGTCCGTTCTTACGCGAGCCAGTTCAGCGGCCCGCCGGCGTCCGAGACGGTAACGCCGGATATCTTTGTCCGCAGGCGCGGCCGGGCCGCCTACTGGGGCGCCTTTATCGGCGTCAACTACGGCGAGCCGCTGTGGTCGCCGGTGCCGATCCCCTACTCGCCGTTCTAG
- a CDS encoding lasso peptide biosynthesis B2 protein: MRSWWPSRIRISESWLRELRGPGDLLLLVHIFLFAAAVPLLLRLKLPTLLALLEGRAPAPDTLDPDGADKIVRYVDAVIRRGRPLVRRGCLTRGLTLFYFLRRAGLEVALAFGMGKPEGEVEGHCWLVREGEPFLEGRDPRPTFAEYYSFPPRAAP, translated from the coding sequence GTGCGGAGCTGGTGGCCGTCCAGGATCAGGATTAGCGAGTCGTGGCTTAGGGAGCTGCGCGGGCCGGGCGACCTTCTGCTGCTCGTCCACATCTTCCTCTTTGCCGCCGCCGTGCCCCTCCTGCTCAGGCTCAAGCTGCCCACTCTCCTCGCCCTGCTCGAGGGGCGCGCTCCCGCCCCGGACACCCTGGACCCGGACGGTGCGGATAAAATCGTGCGCTACGTCGACGCCGTCATCCGCCGGGGCCGGCCGCTGGTCAGGCGCGGCTGTCTCACCCGCGGCCTCACCCTCTTCTACTTTCTGAGGCGAGCCGGCCTGGAGGTCGCGCTCGCCTTTGGCATGGGCAAACCCGAGGGCGAGGTCGAGGGGCACTGCTGGCTGGTGCGGGAGGGCGAGCCCTTCTTGGAGGGACGCGACCCCCGGCCGACCTTCGCCGAATACTACAGCTTTCCGCCTCGGGCCGCCCCTTGA
- a CDS encoding PqqD family protein: MIRLESRPRHRDKVIKQETAGTLVLVNLDDGECYGLNEVGGRVWDLCDGTRSVAAVAAAVAEEYDAQGGAVEADVLEILEELARAELVAVQDQD; encoded by the coding sequence ATGATCAGACTCGAGAGCCGTCCCAGGCACCGCGACAAGGTGATCAAACAGGAGACCGCGGGCACCCTGGTCCTGGTGAACTTAGACGACGGCGAGTGCTACGGGCTCAACGAGGTCGGCGGCAGGGTGTGGGACCTCTGCGACGGCACCCGCAGCGTAGCGGCGGTGGCGGCGGCCGTCGCCGAGGAGTACGACGCGCAAGGCGGCGCCGTCGAGGCGGACGTGCTGGAGATTTTAGAGGAGCTGGCCCGTGCGGAGCTGGTGGCCGTCCAGGATCAGGATTAG
- the plsY gene encoding glycerol-3-phosphate 1-O-acyltransferase PlsY, with protein sequence MSYPFVFALSLALGYLIGSIPTGYLVARIKGVDIQQYGSGNIGATNVMRALGTFWGVLVLVLDPLKGALAVWLALFLFALGPWGVALTGLAVVLGNNFNVFLRLRGGKGIATSIGAFAVIEPIVTLVAVIIGVFVIAMGRYVSLGTLTGMISVPLILFVGHWHPANLFLGTAMALLALFRHRDNLERLARGVERRLGESKTSAETGPSEEMRRPAETEPLEGERT encoded by the coding sequence GTGAGCTACCCCTTCGTCTTCGCGCTCTCGCTCGCGCTCGGCTACCTCATCGGCAGCATCCCCACGGGCTACCTGGTCGCCAGGATCAAGGGCGTCGACATCCAGCAGTACGGCTCGGGCAACATCGGCGCGACCAACGTCATGCGCGCGTTGGGCACCTTCTGGGGCGTCCTGGTGCTCGTCCTCGATCCCCTCAAGGGCGCGCTGGCGGTGTGGCTGGCGCTGTTTCTCTTCGCCTTGGGTCCCTGGGGTGTCGCCTTGACGGGCCTGGCCGTGGTGCTCGGCAACAACTTCAACGTCTTCTTGCGTCTCCGGGGCGGCAAGGGCATCGCCACCAGCATCGGCGCCTTTGCCGTCATCGAGCCCATCGTCACCCTGGTCGCCGTCATCATCGGCGTCTTCGTGATCGCCATGGGGCGCTACGTGTCCCTGGGCACCCTGACGGGCATGATCAGCGTGCCGCTCATCCTCTTCGTCGGCCACTGGCATCCCGCCAACCTCTTTTTGGGCACCGCGATGGCGCTCCTGGCACTCTTTCGCCACCGCGACAACTTGGAGCGCCTGGCCAGGGGCGTCGAGCGCCGGCTGGGGGAAAGCAAGACCTCGGCGGAGACGGGGCCGTCAGAGGAGATGAGGAGGCCCGCGGAGACGGAGCCGCTGGAAGGGGAAAGGACCTGA
- a CDS encoding cytochrome c — protein MLSRLSRRLGLTLVLLAALAACRADRETQAESFAAAREAQPAGHALFLRHCAGCHGVAAGGGVGLRLLANPRLGDGDYVLGVIAGGRRAMPAFGNVLTEEEIAATTRFVQALEAAGGPE, from the coding sequence ATGCTTAGCAGGCTTTCTCGGCGGCTTGGCCTGACGCTCGTCTTGCTGGCGGCGCTTGCCGCTTGCCGCGCCGACCGCGAGACGCAGGCGGAGAGCTTCGCCGCCGCGCGTGAGGCGCAGCCGGCGGGTCACGCGCTCTTCTTGCGGCACTGCGCCGGCTGCCACGGCGTGGCGGCCGGGGGCGGCGTCGGCCTCCGCTTGCTCGCCAACCCCCGCCTAGGGGACGGCGACTACGTCTTGGGCGTGATCGCGGGCGGCCGCCGCGCCATGCCCGCCTTCGGCAACGTCCTGACCGAGGAGGAGATAGCGGCCACCACGCGCTTCGTCCAGGCCCTCGAGGCTGCGGGTGGGCCGGAGTGA